DNA from Coriobacteriia bacterium:
GGCCCCCACCAGTAGCACCTCAGCGATGCCGATAGTCCATGAAGAGGATGGTACACCCAGCAGCGCGACTCGTCTCTACCGCGCCAGCACCTCGGCCAGCGAGTAGATCTCTTTGCGCAGCGGGTGCTGCCGCGCGTATGCCTCGGCGAGCGGGTACACGCAGATCTCGGAGCCGCGCAGCCCCACCGCCACGCCGGTGTCGCCAGCAAGCAGCGCGGCCACGGCCTTCTCGGCAAGGCGCGAAGCGTAGATGCGGTCGAACGCGCTGGGCGAACCGCCGCGCTGCACGTGCCCCAGCACCACGGCGCGCACGTCATGGCCGCACGACTTCTGCAGGTCCTCGGCAAGCCCGAAGGCGTGCCCGGCCCCCTCGGCGAGGATGATGATCGAGTGCTTCTTGCCGCGGCGCACCCCAGCGGCCACGGTGTCGCAGACGTCCATGAGGCACCACTCGACCTCGGGCACGAGGATGCAGTCGCCACCGGCCGCAAGGCCCGCGTACGTCGCGAGGATGCCGCTTGTGCGGCCCATGACCTCGATGACGAAGGTGCGCTCGTGGCTCGATGCGGTATCGCGCACCTTGCCCACGGCCTCGACCACGGTGTTGAGCGCCGTGTCGAACCCGATCGAGGTGTCGGTACCGGAGATGTCGTTGTCGATGGTGCCGGGCACGCCCACGCATGGCATGCCGGCCGCGGAAAGCTCCTCGGCGCCGCGATAGCTGCCGTCGCCACCGATGACCACAAGTCCGGTCACATCGGCGGACTTGAGGATCTGAGCCGCCTCGGCCACACCTTCGGGCTGCATGAAGCGCTCGGAGCGCGAGGTGCCCAGGAACGTGCCGCCACGGTCCAGGACGCCGCCCACGTCGCCCACCCCAAGCGGGTGGAACAGCCGCTCGAGCAGCCCCTCGTAGCCGTGCTCGATGCCTACACAGTCGGCACCGCCGGCGATGGCCGTGCGCACGACCGAGCGGATGGCGGCGTTCATACCGGGTGCGTCGCCGCCGCTCGTGAGAACCGCGATCCTCGGCCTGCCCAGCGTCATGCCGCTCACTCCCCCGCGATGTCGCCGAACACGCCCACTGCACGAAGTCGTTCGTAACGCGCGGCCACGAGCGCGTCGGGCGCGGTGCCCGCAAGCGCATCGAGCGCGCGCTCGATCGCGGGACCCACAGCCGCGAACACCTCGGCGGGCGCACGGTGCGCTCCACCCTCGGGCTCGGGCAGCACCTCGTCGACGATGCCAAGGCCCACGAGGTCCTCGGCGGTCATCTTAAGGCAGGACGCGGCCGGCTCGGCCTGCTTGGTGTCCTTGTACAGGATCTGCGCGCACATCTCCGGGCTGATCACGGAGTAGTAGCTGTTCTCGAGCATCATGATGCGGTCGCCAAAGCCGATCGCGAGCGCGCCGCCGGATCCGCCTTCGCCGATCCCCACGCACACCACCGGCACGCGCACGGCGGAGAGCTTCGCGAGTGACTCCGCGATCGCCCACGCCTGGCCGCGCTCCTCGTCCTCGAGGCCCGGAGCGGCGCCCGCGGTGTC
Protein-coding regions in this window:
- a CDS encoding acetyl-CoA carboxylase carboxyltransferase subunit alpha → MEFERPLIDLEAKVDELRRLDLADNPDLAHEIDELAAQIEQLRHDTYQHLSPWDRVQISRHPERPKTQHYVEQLFDDVIEIHGDRAFGDDEAIFAGLGTIGGRKVAILGHRKGTNTKENIRRNFGSPHPEGFRKAMRVMDLADKFGLPIVSFLDTAGAAPGLEDEERGQAWAIAESLAKLSAVRVPVVCVGIGEGGSGGALAIGFGDRIMMLENSYYSVISPEMCAQILYKDTKQAEPAASCLKMTAEDLVGLGIVDEVLPEPEGGAHRAPAEVFAAVGPAIERALDALAGTAPDALVAARYERLRAVGVFGDIAGE
- the pfkA gene encoding 6-phosphofructokinase, which translates into the protein MTLGRPRIAVLTSGGDAPGMNAAIRSVVRTAIAGGADCVGIEHGYEGLLERLFHPLGVGDVGGVLDRGGTFLGTSRSERFMQPEGVAEAAQILKSADVTGLVVIGGDGSYRGAEELSAAGMPCVGVPGTIDNDISGTDTSIGFDTALNTVVEAVGKVRDTASSHERTFVIEVMGRTSGILATYAGLAAGGDCILVPEVEWCLMDVCDTVAAGVRRGKKHSIIILAEGAGHAFGLAEDLQKSCGHDVRAVVLGHVQRGGSPSAFDRIYASRLAEKAVAALLAGDTGVAVGLRGSEICVYPLAEAYARQHPLRKEIYSLAEVLAR